From a single Aquincola tertiaricarbonis genomic region:
- a CDS encoding PDR/VanB family oxidoreductase produces MSAATWLRARVARKTMETDAICRLELVADGTQPLPPFTAGAHIDLRLPGGLVRQYSLSNAPSEAGRYVLGVLREPASRGGSAAVHQALAEGDVIEISAPRNHFALADGAEQHLLLAGGIGITPLLSMAQHLAAGGQRFALHYCTRSRSHTAFVQTLSAPALAPQVHHHFDDGDAAQKLDLGALLAQPKPGVHLYVCGPKGFMDWVLATARQAGWPEPQLHYEFFAGEAVDLSNAGSFQVKLASSGRVIEVKQDQTVVQALAACGIDVPVSCEQGVCGTCLTRVLEGTPEHKDMYLTEEEQALNDQFTPCCSRALTPLLVLDL; encoded by the coding sequence ATGAGCGCAGCCACCTGGCTGCGCGCCCGCGTGGCGCGCAAGACGATGGAAACCGACGCCATCTGCCGGCTCGAGCTGGTGGCCGATGGCACGCAGCCGCTGCCACCGTTCACCGCCGGGGCCCACATCGACCTGCGGCTGCCCGGTGGCCTGGTGCGCCAGTACTCCCTGAGCAATGCGCCTTCGGAGGCCGGCCGCTACGTGCTGGGCGTGCTGCGCGAGCCGGCCTCGCGCGGCGGCTCAGCCGCGGTGCACCAGGCGCTGGCCGAGGGCGACGTGATCGAGATCAGCGCGCCACGCAACCACTTTGCGCTGGCCGACGGCGCCGAGCAGCACCTGCTGCTGGCCGGCGGCATCGGCATCACGCCGCTGCTGAGCATGGCGCAGCACCTGGCCGCCGGCGGCCAGCGCTTTGCGCTGCACTACTGCACCCGCTCGCGCTCACACACCGCCTTCGTGCAGACGCTGTCGGCGCCCGCGCTGGCGCCGCAGGTCCACCACCACTTCGATGATGGCGACGCGGCGCAGAAGCTGGACCTGGGCGCATTGCTGGCACAACCCAAGCCGGGCGTGCACCTGTACGTGTGCGGGCCCAAGGGCTTCATGGACTGGGTGCTGGCCACGGCACGCCAGGCCGGCTGGCCCGAGCCGCAGCTGCACTACGAGTTTTTCGCTGGTGAGGCGGTGGACCTGTCGAATGCCGGCAGCTTCCAGGTGAAGCTGGCCAGCAGCGGCCGCGTGATCGAGGTCAAGCAGGACCAGACGGTGGTGCAGGCGTTGGCCGCCTGCGGCATCGACGTGCCGGTGTCCTGCGAGCAGGGCGTGTGCGGCACCTGCCTGACCCGCGTGCTGGAGGGCACGCCGGAGCACAAGGACATGTACCTGACCGAAGAGGAGCAGGCGCTGAACGACCAGTTCACGCCCTGCTGCTCACGCGCGCTGACGCCGCTGCTGGTGCTGGACCTGTAG
- a CDS encoding aromatic ring-hydroxylating dioxygenase subunit alpha, translating to MFPKNAWYVAAMAEEVGEQPLGRTICKEPMVIYRNAAGSVVALEDFCPHRGAPLSLGRVVDGQLVCGYHGLAMGCDGKTVSMPGQRVRGFPAIRAFPAIERYGFIWVWPGAGVPTPLHPLHWAESPDWAYGGGRYHIQCDYRLMVDNLMDLTHETYVHATSIGQKEIDEAPVNTKVNGDEVVTSRFMDKVHAPPFWRMALRGNGLPEDQLVDRWQVCRFTPPSHVMIEVGVALAGHGGYDADPQHKVSALVVDFITPETDTSHHYFWGMARNFKPQDSALTDTIREGQGKIFSEDMEMLERQQRNLLTHPERKLLALNIDAGGVQSRRVIERWLQAERDAAGAVLATAGAAG from the coding sequence ATGTTTCCGAAGAACGCCTGGTACGTGGCCGCGATGGCCGAAGAAGTGGGCGAGCAGCCGCTCGGCCGCACCATCTGCAAGGAGCCGATGGTGATCTACCGCAATGCCGCCGGCAGCGTGGTGGCGCTGGAAGACTTTTGCCCGCACCGCGGCGCGCCGCTGTCGCTGGGCCGGGTGGTCGATGGCCAGCTGGTGTGCGGCTACCACGGCCTGGCCATGGGCTGCGACGGCAAGACCGTCTCCATGCCCGGCCAGCGGGTGCGCGGCTTCCCGGCCATCCGGGCCTTTCCGGCCATCGAGCGCTACGGCTTCATCTGGGTGTGGCCGGGCGCTGGCGTGCCCACGCCGCTGCACCCCCTGCACTGGGCCGAAAGCCCCGACTGGGCTTACGGTGGCGGCCGCTACCACATCCAGTGCGACTACCGGCTGATGGTGGACAACCTGATGGACCTGACGCACGAGACCTACGTGCACGCCACCAGCATCGGCCAGAAGGAAATCGACGAGGCGCCGGTGAACACCAAGGTCAATGGTGACGAGGTGGTGACCAGCCGCTTCATGGACAAGGTGCATGCACCGCCTTTCTGGCGCATGGCCCTGCGTGGCAACGGCCTGCCCGAGGATCAGCTGGTGGACCGCTGGCAGGTGTGCCGCTTCACGCCGCCCAGCCACGTGATGATCGAGGTGGGCGTAGCGCTGGCCGGCCACGGCGGCTACGACGCCGATCCGCAGCACAAGGTGTCGGCGCTGGTGGTGGACTTCATCACGCCCGAGACCGACACCTCGCACCACTACTTCTGGGGCATGGCGCGCAACTTCAAGCCGCAGGACAGCGCGCTCACCGACACCATCCGCGAAGGGCAGGGCAAGATCTTCTCGGAAGACATGGAGATGCTGGAGCGCCAGCAGCGCAACCTGCTGACCCACCCCGAGCGCAAGCTGCTGGCGCTGAACATCGACGCCGGTGGCGTGCAGTCGCGCCGGGTGATCGAGCGCTGGCTGCAGGCCGAGCGCGACGCGGCCGGCGCGGTGCTGGCCACCGCCGGAGCGGCCGGATGA
- a CDS encoding MFS transporter, whose translation MTATPMPARGPAAAAMALDDKPMNGFQWLAVVICMVINMVDGFDVLVTAFAAKAISAEWALNGSQLGMLLSAGLVGMAGGSLFIAPWADRIGRRPMILGCLTVSGIGMLLSALARTPLELGALRVLTGLGVGGILACSNVIASEYASRRWRGLAVTLQSTGYALGSALGGALAVWMIDAHGWRSIFLFGGGATLGVALLVLARLPESMDFLLTRRPADALQRVNALNAAVGLPALAALPARQAAGGPQGSRFAQLLGPALRRPTLLVWLSFFTVMFGFYFVMSWTPKLLSASGLTGPQGVTAGVLLSLGGILGAALLGLLAARFALKRVLAGFLVITALLLSVFVSSAHPLAISYALAFLIGAFANGSVAGLYAIGPVVYPAQVRATGLGIGIGVGRLGAIVSPLVAGALIDQHWLPTQLYLGYGLAFAAAACIVMLHRLSASEGPGAAQALKARTAH comes from the coding sequence ATGACTGCCACCCCCATGCCCGCACGCGGGCCCGCTGCTGCCGCTATGGCCCTGGACGACAAGCCGATGAACGGCTTCCAGTGGCTGGCCGTGGTCATCTGCATGGTGATCAACATGGTCGACGGCTTCGACGTGCTGGTGACCGCTTTCGCCGCCAAGGCGATCTCCGCCGAGTGGGCGCTCAACGGTTCGCAGCTGGGCATGCTGCTGAGCGCGGGCCTGGTGGGCATGGCCGGTGGCTCGCTGTTCATCGCGCCCTGGGCCGACCGCATCGGCCGGCGCCCGATGATCCTGGGCTGCCTCACGGTCTCCGGCATCGGCATGCTGCTGTCGGCGCTGGCGCGCACGCCTCTCGAGCTGGGCGCGCTGCGCGTGCTCACCGGCCTGGGCGTGGGCGGCATCCTGGCCTGCAGCAACGTGATCGCCAGCGAGTACGCTTCCCGGCGCTGGCGCGGCCTGGCGGTCACGCTGCAGTCCACCGGTTATGCGCTGGGCTCGGCCCTGGGCGGCGCGCTGGCGGTGTGGATGATCGACGCCCACGGCTGGCGCTCGATCTTCCTCTTCGGCGGTGGCGCCACGCTGGGCGTGGCGCTGCTGGTGCTGGCCCGGCTGCCCGAATCGATGGACTTCCTGCTCACCCGCCGGCCGGCCGACGCGCTGCAGCGCGTGAATGCACTCAATGCCGCCGTGGGCCTGCCGGCGCTGGCGGCGCTGCCTGCACGGCAGGCGGCCGGCGGCCCGCAGGGCAGCCGCTTCGCGCAGCTGCTGGGTCCGGCGCTGCGCCGACCCACGCTGCTGGTGTGGCTGTCCTTCTTCACCGTGATGTTCGGCTTTTACTTCGTGATGAGCTGGACGCCCAAGCTGCTCAGCGCCTCGGGCCTGACCGGTCCGCAGGGCGTCACCGCCGGTGTGCTGCTCAGCCTGGGCGGCATCCTGGGTGCGGCGTTGCTGGGGCTGCTGGCCGCGCGCTTTGCGCTCAAGCGGGTGCTGGCCGGCTTCCTGGTCATCACCGCTTTGCTGCTCAGCGTGTTCGTCAGCTCGGCGCATCCGCTGGCCATCTCGTATGCGCTGGCCTTCCTGATCGGCGCTTTCGCCAACGGCAGCGTGGCGGGGCTCTATGCCATCGGCCCGGTGGTGTACCCGGCCCAGGTGCGGGCCACCGGGCTGGGCATCGGCATCGGCGTGGGCCGGCTGGGCGCCATCGTCTCACCGCTGGTCGCAGGCGCGCTGATCGACCAGCATTGGCTGCCCACGCAGCTGTACCTCGGTTATGGCCTGGCTTTCGCGGCGGCGGCATGCATCGTGATGCTGCATCGCCTGTCTGCGTCTGAAGGCCCTGGAGCGGCGCAGGCCCTGAAGGCCCGCACCGCGCATTGA
- a CDS encoding MarR family winged helix-turn-helix transcriptional regulator yields the protein MMKTTPSDLSIELYEQPGHLIRRAHQIAVSMFHEELGRDVTPVQYAVLRMLQDRPGIDQVTLAERVGLDNSTTADIARRLEAKGWIVRELLARRQRSLSLTEEGTRVLASFVSGIHRLNGRMLDSLAHDERSDLIRLLQKFVHIHNDQSRAPVRSD from the coding sequence CTGATGAAAACCACGCCTTCCGACCTGTCCATCGAGCTCTATGAGCAGCCCGGCCACCTGATCCGCCGGGCCCACCAGATCGCCGTGTCCATGTTCCATGAGGAGCTGGGCCGCGACGTGACGCCGGTGCAGTACGCGGTGCTGCGCATGCTGCAAGACCGCCCCGGCATCGACCAGGTGACGCTGGCCGAGCGCGTGGGCCTGGACAACTCCACCACCGCCGACATCGCCCGCCGTCTGGAGGCCAAGGGCTGGATCGTGCGCGAGCTGCTGGCGCGCCGGCAGCGCAGCCTGTCGCTCACTGAAGAAGGCACGAGGGTGCTGGCCAGCTTCGTCAGTGGCATCCATCGGCTGAACGGCCGCATGCTGGACAGCCTGGCGCATGACGAACGGTCGGATCTGATCAGGCTGCTGCAGAAGTTCGTGCACATCCACAACGACCAGAGCCGGGCGCCGGTCCGCTCGGACTGA
- a CDS encoding sigma-54-dependent transcriptional regulator, producing MKTPLSVLIIEDDALMRLGCVQALKFAGLPVQAFEHAEAALPHLAPGFPGVVVTDMRLPGIDGMEVIRRCQQLDPTLPVLVITGHGDITMAVEAMRTGAYDFVTKPFQPELLVEVVQRALDKRALTLEVHSLQHRLAQLEGVEGKLIGISPQMERVRRLVREVADSPVDVMIRGETGAGKELVAQALHQLSRRRSHPFVALNCGGLPESLLDSELFGHEAGAFTGAHKRRVGKIEHAHGGTLFLDELESMPVNVQIKLLRVLQERVIERLGSNAQTPVDCRIVAATKDDLLARAKAQTFRADLYYRLNVVVIDLPPLRERREDIPLLLEHFLLLGASRYQRPVPEVSAAELHRLMAHDWPGNVRELRNAADCMVLGVAKDGAPDATGDLGPTAPRSLADAVDDFERSLIASEWHRHGGSLARTAEALNTPKTTLHGKLRRYGLMK from the coding sequence ATGAAAACCCCGCTGTCCGTTTTGATCATCGAAGACGACGCCTTGATGCGCCTGGGTTGCGTGCAGGCGCTGAAGTTCGCCGGCTTGCCGGTGCAGGCCTTCGAGCATGCGGAGGCGGCGCTGCCGCATCTGGCGCCGGGGTTTCCGGGCGTCGTGGTCACCGACATGCGGCTGCCCGGCATCGACGGCATGGAGGTGATCCGCCGTTGCCAGCAGCTGGACCCCACGCTGCCGGTGCTGGTGATCACCGGCCATGGCGACATCACGATGGCGGTGGAAGCCATGCGCACCGGCGCCTACGACTTCGTCACCAAGCCCTTCCAGCCCGAGCTGCTGGTGGAGGTGGTGCAGCGGGCGCTGGACAAGCGGGCGCTGACGCTGGAAGTGCATTCGTTGCAGCATCGGCTGGCCCAGCTGGAAGGCGTGGAGGGCAAGCTCATCGGCATCTCGCCGCAGATGGAGCGCGTGCGCCGCCTGGTGCGCGAGGTGGCCGACAGCCCGGTGGACGTGATGATCCGCGGCGAGACCGGCGCCGGCAAGGAATTGGTGGCGCAAGCGCTGCACCAGCTCTCGCGCCGGCGCAGCCACCCCTTCGTGGCCCTGAACTGCGGCGGCCTGCCCGAAAGCCTGCTGGACAGCGAGCTGTTCGGCCATGAGGCCGGCGCCTTCACCGGCGCGCACAAGCGGCGGGTGGGCAAGATCGAGCATGCGCACGGCGGCACGCTGTTCCTCGACGAGCTGGAGAGCATGCCGGTCAACGTGCAGATCAAGCTGCTGCGGGTGCTGCAGGAGCGGGTGATCGAGCGCCTGGGCTCCAATGCGCAGACGCCGGTGGACTGCCGCATCGTCGCCGCCACCAAGGACGACCTGCTGGCCCGCGCCAAGGCGCAGACCTTCCGCGCCGACCTGTACTACCGGCTCAACGTGGTGGTGATCGACCTGCCGCCGCTGCGCGAGCGGCGCGAGGACATTCCGCTGCTGCTGGAGCACTTTCTGCTGCTCGGCGCCAGCCGCTACCAGCGCCCGGTGCCCGAGGTGTCAGCGGCCGAGCTGCACCGGCTGATGGCGCACGACTGGCCCGGCAACGTGCGCGAGTTGCGCAACGCGGCCGACTGCATGGTGCTGGGCGTGGCCAAGGACGGCGCGCCCGATGCCACCGGCGACCTGGGGCCGACGGCGCCGCGCAGCCTGGCCGATGCGGTCGACGACTTCGAGCGCAGCCTGATCGCCAGCGAATGGCACCGCCATGGCGGCAGCCTGGCCCGCACCGCCGAGGCGCTGAACACGCCCAAGACCACGCTGCACGGCAAGCTGCGCCGCTACGGCCTTATGAAGTAG
- a CDS encoding ATP-binding protein produces MVWRVRPAVIAVVLGATALVLAAGAAGYRLGQARGLAALRADLGHRIDLFGATAQGQMERLAHAPALLQMHPAVMALLQGPRNPALQGQAQALLRELNARQGSLALFVADERGTVIATSHTVGADDGRLGEDISVRPYYLQALAGRPGRHFLVGSTVAEPGYYFSHPLYEGARVVGVAVVKVSLASVALSLPLLGTPAVLVDGNDVVIQATDPRWLYRAIRPLPLDTDVELELSGMYGDRPLGRFPLALQLNWEAPGGEAEALIPPDSPASAVADPSAMSAPAGLLVRGRTLPGLDWRLLVMADLSPVRWQARGTAAVAGLAAACLVAAALVLVQRRRAAQQRRQAQADLERLNAELEDTVARRTLALTSANTELRREMAVRVQAEATLRDAQDELVQAAKLAVLGQLSTGITHELAQPLGGIRTLAGNAREFIRRGDLEGAHGNLALVDTLVERMSGIIHPFKAFARKSPVAPEPVPVTAALQSALFLLDQRLRAEQVQLQCRPPLDAPAATVPQAWCNRNRLEQVLINLIGNAVDAMHGAPRRRLEIDAWEEDSREGRRTCLRIADSGPGLSPEVLAGLFTPFFTTKPAGSGLGLGLVISRGIAQDYGGDLVATSRAEGGAVFTLSLPAAPASTANATPTA; encoded by the coding sequence ATGGTGTGGCGTGTTCGTCCTGCGGTGATCGCGGTGGTGCTGGGCGCCACCGCCCTGGTGCTGGCTGCCGGGGCGGCGGGCTACCGCCTGGGCCAGGCCCGGGGGCTGGCCGCCTTGCGAGCCGACCTGGGCCACCGCATCGACCTGTTCGGTGCCACCGCGCAGGGCCAGATGGAACGGCTGGCCCATGCGCCGGCCCTGCTGCAGATGCACCCCGCGGTGATGGCCTTGCTGCAGGGCCCACGGAACCCGGCGCTGCAAGGCCAGGCGCAGGCGCTGCTGCGCGAGCTCAATGCCCGGCAAGGCAGTCTGGCGCTCTTCGTGGCCGACGAGCGCGGCACCGTCATCGCCACCAGCCACACGGTAGGAGCCGACGATGGCCGGCTGGGTGAGGACATCTCGGTGCGGCCCTACTACCTGCAGGCGCTGGCCGGTCGGCCCGGGCGGCATTTTCTGGTGGGCAGCACCGTGGCCGAGCCGGGCTACTACTTCTCGCATCCGCTGTACGAGGGCGCGCGCGTGGTGGGGGTGGCGGTGGTCAAGGTGTCGCTGGCCTCGGTGGCCTTGTCGCTGCCGCTGCTGGGCACGCCAGCGGTGCTGGTGGACGGCAACGACGTCGTCATCCAGGCCACCGACCCGCGCTGGCTGTACCGCGCGATCCGGCCGCTGCCGCTGGACACCGACGTCGAGCTGGAGCTCAGCGGCATGTACGGCGACCGACCGCTGGGCCGCTTTCCGCTGGCCCTGCAGCTGAACTGGGAGGCCCCCGGCGGCGAAGCCGAGGCGCTGATTCCGCCCGATTCGCCGGCCAGCGCGGTGGCCGATCCCTCGGCGATGTCGGCACCGGCGGGTCTGCTGGTGCGCGGCCGCACGCTGCCCGGGCTGGACTGGCGGCTGCTGGTGATGGCCGATCTGTCGCCGGTGCGCTGGCAGGCGCGCGGAACGGCCGCGGTGGCCGGGCTGGCTGCGGCCTGCCTGGTGGCCGCCGCGCTGGTGCTGGTGCAGCGGCGCCGTGCCGCGCAGCAACGCCGGCAGGCCCAGGCCGACCTGGAACGACTGAACGCCGAGCTGGAAGACACCGTGGCCCGCCGCACGCTGGCGCTGACCAGCGCCAACACCGAACTGCGCCGCGAGATGGCCGTGCGGGTGCAGGCCGAAGCCACGCTGCGCGACGCGCAGGACGAGCTGGTACAGGCCGCCAAGCTGGCGGTGCTGGGCCAGCTGTCCACGGGCATCACCCATGAGCTGGCGCAGCCGCTGGGCGGCATCCGCACGCTGGCGGGCAATGCGCGCGAATTCATCCGCCGCGGCGACCTGGAAGGCGCCCACGGCAACCTGGCGCTGGTGGACACGCTGGTCGAGCGCATGAGCGGCATCATCCATCCGTTCAAGGCCTTCGCCCGCAAGTCGCCGGTGGCACCCGAGCCGGTGCCGGTCACGGCCGCGCTGCAAAGCGCGCTTTTCCTGCTCGACCAGCGCCTGCGCGCCGAGCAAGTGCAGCTGCAATGCCGGCCGCCGCTGGACGCACCGGCGGCCACCGTGCCGCAGGCCTGGTGCAACCGCAACCGGCTCGAGCAGGTGCTCATCAACCTCATCGGCAATGCGGTAGACGCGATGCACGGCGCGCCGCGGCGCCGGCTCGAGATCGACGCCTGGGAAGAGGACAGCCGCGAAGGCCGGCGCACCTGCCTGCGCATCGCCGACAGCGGCCCGGGCCTGTCGCCCGAGGTGCTGGCGGGCCTGTTCACACCTTTCTTCACCACCAAGCCCGCCGGCAGCGGCCTGGGCCTGGGGCTGGTGATCTCGCGCGGCATCGCCCAGGACTACGGCGGCGACCTCGTGGCCACCTCGCGGGCCGAAGGCGGCGCCGTGTTCACCCTCAGCCTGCCGGCCGCGCCGGCCAGCACCGCCAACGCCACCCCCACCGCATGA
- a CDS encoding amino acid ABC transporter substrate-binding protein: protein MLDAARTTGRARRLGAGLLLALGLTASLLAPGAARAQEEGPVQLSGTLKKLRETGTITLAHRLDSVPFSYLSAQGQPIGYTVDLCVLLAQRLGERVGRELQLRWLPVTAASRIDAIVSSQADLECGSTTSNVERQRVVAFSPTLFVAGTKLLVKRGSGIRQFRDLGGRSAAVTAGTTNEQAMRDLARRFRVDVALQASPDHEAALGQLLAGKADAFATDDVLLYGLVARHRLQGGYTVVGDYLSYDPYAIMFRKDDAQLAAAVEEGVRELAQEGEIERRYKRWFLQKLPGGPALGLPMSAQLESLLGALAIRRE from the coding sequence GTGCTTGACGCGGCCCGCACCACCGGCCGCGCCCGGCGCCTGGGCGCCGGCCTGCTGCTGGCTCTGGGCCTGACGGCCAGCCTGCTGGCGCCGGGTGCGGCCCGCGCCCAGGAGGAGGGGCCGGTCCAGCTCAGCGGCACGCTGAAAAAGCTGCGCGAGACCGGCACCATCACGCTGGCCCACCGGCTGGATTCGGTGCCCTTCAGCTACCTGTCGGCGCAGGGGCAACCCATCGGCTACACCGTCGACCTGTGCGTGCTGCTGGCCCAGCGCCTGGGGGAACGGGTGGGTCGTGAGCTGCAGCTGCGCTGGCTGCCGGTGACGGCGGCCAGCCGCATCGACGCCATCGTCTCCAGCCAGGCCGACCTGGAGTGCGGCTCCACCACCAGCAACGTCGAGCGGCAGCGGGTGGTGGCCTTTTCGCCCACGCTGTTCGTGGCCGGCACCAAGCTGCTGGTCAAGCGCGGCAGCGGCATCCGCCAGTTCCGCGACCTGGGCGGGCGCAGCGCCGCCGTCACCGCCGGCACCACCAACGAGCAGGCGATGCGCGACCTGGCCCGCCGCTTCCGGGTGGACGTGGCGCTGCAGGCATCGCCCGACCACGAGGCGGCGCTGGGCCAGCTGCTGGCCGGCAAGGCGGACGCCTTCGCCACCGACGACGTGCTGCTGTACGGCCTGGTGGCCCGCCACCGGCTGCAGGGCGGCTACACCGTGGTGGGCGACTACCTGTCCTACGACCCGTACGCCATCATGTTCCGCAAGGACGATGCGCAGCTGGCCGCGGCGGTGGAAGAGGGCGTGCGCGAGCTGGCGCAGGAAGGCGAGATCGAGCGCCGCTACAAGCGCTGGTTCCTGCAGAAACTGCCGGGCGGCCCGGCGCTGGGGCTGCCGATGAGCGCCCAGCTGGAGTCGTTGCTGGGTGCGCTGGCCATCCGTCGCGAATAG
- a CDS encoding dicarboxylate/amino acid:cation symporter — MSGQKKRLPAALYILVAMVLGILIGYLVFVEFPDKKVAAQIAGYISIVSDVFLRLIKMLIAPLVFSTLVVGIAHMGTASSVGRVFGKALAWFFTASLISLVLGLVMANLLQPGQNLGLPLPDIGASANLATSKFTLKDFVSHLVPKSFAEAMANNEILQIVVFSMFFGVALASLGDKAKTLVAGIEELSHAMLVITGYVMKLAPLAVMAAMAATVAVNGLEILVKFAVFMGDFYLGLFVLWAVLIGAGVLFLGPRVFKLLVLIKEAFLLSFATASSEAAYPKILDALDRFGVRRKISSFVMPMGYSFNLDGSMMYCTFAVLFIAQAYGIHLPLATQITMLLILMLTSKGMAGVPRASLVVIAATLNQFNIPEAGLLLILGVDTFLDMGRSATNAVGNSIATAVVAKWEGELLPEDQAAAKAAEMDAAARAAAQAQVARA, encoded by the coding sequence ATGAGCGGGCAAAAGAAACGGCTACCAGCCGCGCTGTACATCCTCGTCGCGATGGTGCTGGGCATCCTGATCGGGTACCTGGTGTTCGTCGAGTTCCCGGACAAGAAGGTGGCGGCGCAGATCGCCGGCTACATCTCCATCGTCTCCGACGTGTTCCTGCGGCTGATCAAGATGCTGATCGCGCCGCTGGTGTTCTCCACGCTGGTGGTGGGCATCGCCCACATGGGCACGGCCTCGTCGGTGGGCCGCGTGTTCGGCAAGGCGCTGGCCTGGTTCTTCACCGCTTCGCTGATCTCTCTGGTGCTGGGCCTGGTCATGGCCAACCTGCTTCAGCCGGGCCAGAACCTCGGCCTGCCGCTGCCCGACATCGGGGCCTCGGCCAACCTGGCCACTTCCAAGTTCACCTTGAAGGACTTCGTCAGCCACCTGGTGCCCAAGTCCTTCGCCGAGGCGATGGCCAACAACGAGATCCTGCAGATCGTGGTGTTCTCGATGTTCTTCGGCGTGGCCCTGGCTTCGCTGGGTGACAAGGCCAAGACCTTGGTGGCCGGCATCGAGGAGCTGTCGCACGCCATGCTGGTGATCACCGGCTACGTGATGAAGCTGGCGCCGCTGGCCGTGATGGCCGCGATGGCCGCCACCGTGGCCGTCAACGGCCTGGAGATCCTGGTCAAGTTCGCCGTCTTCATGGGCGACTTCTACCTCGGCCTGTTCGTGCTGTGGGCGGTGCTCATCGGCGCCGGCGTGCTGTTCCTGGGCCCGCGCGTGTTCAAGCTGCTGGTGCTCATCAAGGAAGCCTTCCTGCTGTCTTTCGCCACCGCCAGCTCCGAAGCCGCCTACCCGAAGATCCTCGATGCGCTGGACCGTTTCGGCGTGCGCCGCAAGATCAGCAGCTTCGTGATGCCGATGGGCTACTCGTTCAACCTGGACGGCTCGATGATGTACTGCACCTTCGCCGTGCTGTTCATCGCCCAGGCCTACGGCATCCACCTGCCGCTGGCCACGCAGATCACCATGCTGCTGATCCTCATGCTCACCTCCAAGGGCATGGCCGGCGTGCCGCGTGCATCGCTGGTGGTCATCGCCGCCACGCTGAACCAGTTCAACATCCCCGAAGCCGGCCTGCTGCTGATCCTGGGCGTGGACACCTTCCTCGACATGGGCCGTTCGGCCACCAATGCCGTGGGCAACTCCATCGCCACCGCCGTGGTCGCCAAATGGGAAGGCGAGCTGCTGCCTGAAGACCAGGCCGCCGCCAAGGCCGCCGAGATGGACGCAGCCGCCCGCGCTGCCGCCCAGGCCCAGGTGGCCCGTGCTTGA
- a CDS encoding aminotransferase class III-fold pyridoxal phosphate-dependent enzyme, translating into MTDRMASLAGAYAGVLRMESRGFVASAAAAASPPLRAAATPTPMPMPTPSPVSGAAVRADEQQRLADRFAALLPGPRAWRSAFFGSGAQAMEAALRIARAHSGRPAIIKLSSGCLPGATPAWTEFGRPAGPVWRLPAPTPLHGDTAEHTLARLDELLAGPLRPERVAALVIEPLQADGSVQQLDGELLAALRQRCDWHHIQLVADETRCGLARTGRMMAMDHHPVQADLVVHAQGPDAPLPLAVVTGRAEVMQAAPDEGPWPEGPALQARALAVQEQHAVLDLIASQGLCDRADELGRQLAGVLMRAMAWQPRLADIRGLGSVLAVECLEGSLPDPSFARRVQARAAQRGLQLPVSGEAANVLRFPYPLAIDDSAFAALCVSVELALRGP; encoded by the coding sequence ATGACCGATCGCATGGCAAGCCTGGCAGGCGCCTACGCTGGCGTTCTGCGCATGGAATCGCGTGGCTTTGTGGCCAGCGCCGCAGCAGCGGCGTCGCCACCGCTGCGCGCCGCTGCGACGCCGACGCCGATGCCGATGCCGACGCCGTCGCCGGTCTCCGGCGCAGCGGTACGGGCCGACGAGCAGCAGCGACTGGCCGACCGCTTCGCGGCCTTGCTGCCCGGCCCCAGGGCCTGGCGCAGCGCCTTCTTCGGCAGCGGCGCGCAGGCGATGGAGGCGGCCCTGCGCATCGCCCGCGCCCACAGCGGCCGGCCGGCCATCATCAAGCTCAGCAGCGGCTGTCTGCCAGGTGCCACGCCCGCCTGGACCGAGTTCGGCCGGCCCGCCGGCCCGGTGTGGCGGCTGCCGGCGCCCACGCCGCTGCACGGCGACACCGCCGAGCACACCCTGGCCCGCCTGGACGAACTGCTGGCCGGCCCGCTGCGCCCCGAGCGGGTCGCGGCCCTGGTGATCGAGCCGCTGCAGGCCGACGGCAGCGTGCAGCAGCTGGACGGCGAGCTGCTGGCCGCGCTGCGCCAGCGCTGCGACTGGCACCACATCCAGCTGGTGGCCGACGAAACCCGCTGCGGCCTGGCCCGCACCGGCCGCATGATGGCGATGGACCACCACCCGGTGCAGGCCGACCTGGTGGTGCATGCCCAGGGCCCCGACGCGCCGCTGCCACTGGCCGTGGTCACCGGCCGCGCCGAGGTGATGCAAGCCGCGCCCGATGAAGGGCCCTGGCCCGAAGGCCCGGCGCTGCAGGCGCGCGCGCTGGCGGTGCAGGAACAGCATGCGGTGCTCGACCTCATTGCCAGCCAGGGGCTGTGCGACCGGGCCGACGAGCTGGGCCGCCAGCTGGCCGGCGTGCTGATGCGCGCCATGGCCTGGCAGCCACGCTTGGCCGATATCCGTGGCCTGGGCTCGGTGCTGGCGGTGGAGTGCCTGGAAGGCAGCCTGCCCGACCCCTCTTTCGCGCGCCGGGTGCAGGCGCGTGCCGCCCAGCGCGGCCTGCAACTGCCCGTGTCCGGTGAGGCGGCCAACGTGCTGCGCTTCCCGTACCCGCTGGCCATCGACGACAGCGCGTTCGCCGCCTTGTGCGTCAGCGTCGAGCTGGCGCTGCGCGGCCCCTGA